The following is a genomic window from Armatimonadota bacterium.
ACGCAGGCATGCCCGGTGCACCCCCGGAGGTAGACCGTGTCGCACCGTCGTGCCGGACGATGGCGTGCGCGCGGAGGTCCTCCCGCACTCCGTGGATACCGGTTGCTGTAACGCTCCTCCTGGTGGCCGGATTTCTGGCCCTGCTGTCCTCCGCGTTGTTCCGCGGCCAGAGCCCCGAGCGGAGAAGCCTTGCCATCAACACCGCGGGGCGTGCGGGGCAGGTGCGGGTGCGGCCGGTGCCCCCGTTCGCCCTGCAGCTGTTCGGAGGCGGCGTCTTCCGACCGACGGATCAGCGCGGAAGGGTCATGGTGGTGAACTTCTGGGCCTCGTGGTGTCCGCCCTGTCGGGAGGAAGCGCCGGAACTGGAGGCGGCCTGGCGGGGGCTTCGGAGCCAGGGTATCGTATTCGTGGGTGTGAACGTGTGGGATTCGGAGCAGGCCGCCAGGACGTTCCTCCAGAACTACGGGATCACTTACCCGAACGGGCCTGACCCGCGAGGGCGGATCCTCGTGGAGTTCGGGGTCACGGGGATTCCCGAGACGTATGCGGTGGACCGCCAAGGAAGGCTCGTGCGGCGATGGATGGGGCCCATCACCCGGCAGGAACTCGCGAACCTGCTGGAAGGCCTCCGGAGACCAGTACCGTG
Proteins encoded in this region:
- a CDS encoding TlpA family protein disulfide reductase, whose translation is MAGFLALLSSALFRGQSPERRSLAINTAGRAGQVRVRPVPPFALQLFGGGVFRPTDQRGRVMVVNFWASWCPPCREEAPELEAAWRGLRSQGIVFVGVNVWDSEQAARTFLQNYGITYPNGPDPRGRILVEFGVTGIPETYAVDRQGRLVRRWMGPITRQELANLLEGLRRPVP